A DNA window from Mycobacterium sp. IDR2000157661 contains the following coding sequences:
- a CDS encoding thiolase family protein encodes MRETVIVEAVRTPVGKRNGGLSDIHAADLSAIVLNALVERAGIDPEIVDDVVWGCVSQVGDQSSNIGRYSVLAAGWPETIPGTTVNRACGSSQQALDFAVQAVMSGQQDVVVAGGVEVMSRVPLGSARSTGMPYGPRVLDRYKGFSFNQGISAELIADKWGFSRTRLDEYSVRSHELAAAAQDSGAFETQLMPVFTGGEPVVADEGVRRGSTVDKLAGLKPAFKDDGVIHAGNSSQISDGAAALLVMSAETAVTMGLRPIARYRAGAVTGADPVLMLTGPIPATEKVLHKAGVTIDEVGVFEVNEAFAPVPLAWLAETGADERRLNPLGGAIALGHPLGASGAVLMTRMLNHMRDNGMRFGLQTMCEGGGTANATVVELIA; translated from the coding sequence ATGCGTGAAACGGTGATCGTCGAGGCGGTGCGCACCCCGGTGGGCAAGCGCAACGGCGGACTGTCGGACATACACGCCGCGGACCTGTCCGCGATCGTGCTCAACGCGCTCGTCGAGCGGGCGGGCATCGACCCCGAGATCGTCGACGACGTGGTGTGGGGCTGCGTGTCGCAGGTAGGGGACCAGTCGAGCAACATCGGCCGGTATTCCGTCCTGGCGGCGGGCTGGCCGGAGACCATTCCGGGTACCACCGTCAACCGGGCCTGCGGATCGAGCCAGCAGGCGCTGGACTTCGCGGTGCAGGCGGTGATGTCGGGACAGCAGGACGTCGTCGTGGCCGGCGGCGTCGAGGTGATGAGCCGGGTGCCGCTGGGCTCGGCCCGGTCCACCGGCATGCCCTACGGACCGAGGGTGCTCGATCGATACAAGGGTTTCTCGTTCAATCAGGGCATCTCTGCTGAGTTGATCGCCGACAAGTGGGGCTTTTCACGGACCCGCCTCGACGAGTACTCCGTGCGTTCCCACGAACTCGCGGCGGCCGCGCAGGACAGCGGCGCGTTCGAGACTCAGCTCATGCCGGTGTTCACCGGCGGCGAGCCCGTCGTGGCCGACGAGGGCGTCCGACGGGGGAGCACCGTCGACAAGCTCGCCGGACTCAAGCCGGCGTTCAAGGACGACGGTGTCATCCACGCGGGCAACTCGTCACAGATCTCCGACGGTGCAGCAGCCCTGCTCGTCATGTCGGCCGAGACCGCGGTCACGATGGGGCTGCGCCCGATCGCCCGGTACCGGGCGGGTGCGGTCACCGGCGCCGACCCGGTGCTGATGCTGACCGGTCCCATCCCGGCCACCGAGAAGGTGCTGCACAAAGCGGGCGTCACGATCGACGAGGTCGGCGTGTTCGAGGTCAACGAGGCGTTCGCCCCGGTGCCGCTGGCCTGGCTGGCCGAGACGGGCGCCGACGAGCGCAGGCTCAACCCGCTGGGTGGTGCCATCGCACTGGGCCACCCGCTGGGCGCATCGGGTGCGGTGCTGATGACGCGGATGTTGAACCACATGCGCGACAACGGGATGCGCTTCGGCTTGCAGACCATGTGCGAGGGCGGTGGCACCGCCAACGCCACCGTCGTCGAGCTCATCGCCTGA
- a CDS encoding CaiB/BaiF CoA transferase family protein codes for MEQAVAAPMCTRVLADFGARIIKIENPNGGDFARDYDDVVNGPGGLAAHFVWCNRGKESVTLNTKAPEGMELLHRLLDRADAFVSNLAPGTTARMGLAPGDLAERHPDVIPVEIDGYGPGGPISHKRAYDLLVQAESGSCAVTGYPGMPAKPGPAMADFTTGLYAAISILALLVGRAGRATETAPSVALSLFDVMTDVMGYQLIYTQHSGIDQQPLGVGSPAVAPYGAFPTRDGQTVVLGTTNDREWQRVAREIIERPDLADDPRFATNPGRCAHRKVLDEAIGSWCAQHDLAEIQKIADGAAIGNSRYNVPSEVVAHPQLTARDRWRTVDTPKGEIRALRPPPVISGFEQPMGAVPALGQHTDAVLTELGLSTDELARLRAGGVIGP; via the coding sequence ATGGAGCAGGCGGTGGCCGCGCCGATGTGCACCCGCGTGCTCGCCGACTTCGGCGCGCGCATCATCAAGATCGAGAATCCCAACGGCGGTGACTTCGCCCGCGACTACGACGACGTCGTCAACGGGCCCGGCGGGCTGGCCGCGCACTTCGTCTGGTGCAACCGCGGCAAGGAGTCGGTGACGCTGAACACCAAGGCGCCCGAGGGCATGGAGCTGCTGCACCGCCTGCTCGACCGCGCCGACGCGTTCGTCTCCAACCTGGCGCCCGGCACAACCGCCCGCATGGGACTGGCGCCCGGCGACCTCGCGGAACGCCACCCCGACGTCATACCTGTCGAGATCGACGGCTACGGGCCCGGCGGACCGATCTCGCACAAGCGCGCGTACGACCTTCTGGTACAGGCCGAATCGGGCTCGTGTGCGGTCACCGGATATCCGGGAATGCCCGCCAAGCCGGGGCCCGCGATGGCCGACTTCACCACCGGCCTGTACGCCGCGATCTCGATTCTGGCGCTCCTGGTCGGCCGGGCCGGCCGCGCCACCGAGACGGCGCCGTCGGTTGCGCTCAGCCTGTTCGACGTGATGACCGACGTGATGGGCTACCAGTTGATCTACACCCAGCATTCCGGCATCGACCAACAACCGCTGGGCGTCGGCTCGCCCGCGGTCGCACCGTACGGCGCATTTCCCACCCGCGACGGCCAGACTGTGGTGCTCGGCACCACCAACGACCGGGAATGGCAGCGCGTCGCGCGCGAGATCATCGAGCGTCCCGACCTCGCCGACGATCCGCGGTTCGCCACCAACCCCGGTCGGTGCGCACACCGGAAGGTTCTCGACGAGGCCATCGGATCATGGTGCGCGCAACACGATCTCGCCGAGATCCAGAAGATCGCCGACGGTGCCGCTATCGGCAACTCGCGCTACAACGTCCCCAGCGAGGTCGTCGCACATCCGCAGCTGACCGCGCGCGACCGCTGGCGAACCGTCGATACTCCCAAGGGCGAGATCCGGGCCTTGCGGCCGCCGCCGGTGATCAGCGGCTTCGAGCAGCCGATGGGCGCCGTGCCGGCGCTGGGCCAGCACACCGACGCCGTGCTCACCGAGTTGGGGCTCAGCACAGACGAACTCGCGCGGCTGCGCGCCGGCGGAGTGATCGGCCCGTGA
- a CDS encoding acyl-CoA dehydrogenase family protein, with the protein MAWDFETDPEYQQVLDWADEFVREEVEPLDLAFPDQQFVPLDDNRRKVIDPLKQEVRNRGLWATHLGPELGGQGYGQLKLALLNEILGRSQWAPIIFGCQAPDTGNAEILAHYGTDEQKDRYLRPLLDGELFSCYSMTEPHAGADPTLFTTRAVRDGDDWVINGWKFFSSNARTASFLIVMVVTNPDVSAYQGMSMFLVPTDTLGVKIVRNVGLYGERDDEGSHALIHYDNVRVPAQALLGGEGQAFVIAQTRLGGGRIHHAMRTIGLSRKALDMMCERALSRETQGSRLSDKQFVQGYIADSYAQLLQFRLMVLYAAWEIDKYNDYKKVRKDIAAVKVVMPTVLHDIAWRAMQVHGALGVSNEMPFLGMVTGAAVMGLADGPTEVHKATVAKQVLRDHQPNTDTWPTEWLPGKREKARAKFAEYLESEVGNL; encoded by the coding sequence ATGGCGTGGGACTTCGAGACCGACCCCGAGTATCAGCAGGTCCTCGACTGGGCGGACGAGTTCGTCCGCGAGGAGGTCGAGCCGCTGGACCTGGCGTTCCCCGATCAGCAGTTCGTGCCGCTGGACGACAACCGTCGCAAGGTGATCGATCCTCTCAAGCAGGAGGTGCGCAACCGCGGGCTGTGGGCCACGCATCTGGGACCCGAGCTCGGCGGACAGGGATACGGCCAACTGAAGCTGGCGCTGCTCAACGAGATCCTCGGCCGGTCGCAGTGGGCGCCGATCATCTTCGGCTGCCAGGCCCCGGACACCGGCAACGCCGAAATCCTCGCCCACTACGGTACCGACGAGCAGAAGGACCGCTACCTGCGCCCGCTGCTCGACGGAGAGCTGTTCTCCTGCTACTCGATGACCGAGCCGCACGCCGGCGCCGACCCGACACTGTTCACCACCCGCGCCGTGCGTGACGGCGACGACTGGGTGATCAACGGCTGGAAGTTCTTCTCCTCCAACGCCAGGACGGCGTCGTTCCTGATCGTCATGGTGGTGACGAACCCCGATGTCAGTGCCTATCAGGGGATGTCGATGTTCCTGGTGCCGACGGACACCCTGGGCGTCAAGATCGTCCGCAACGTCGGACTCTACGGGGAACGTGATGACGAGGGTTCCCATGCGCTGATCCACTACGACAACGTGCGGGTGCCCGCCCAGGCGCTGCTCGGTGGGGAGGGCCAGGCGTTCGTCATCGCCCAGACCCGACTCGGCGGCGGCCGCATTCACCATGCGATGCGCACCATCGGGTTGTCCCGCAAGGCACTCGACATGATGTGCGAACGGGCCCTGAGCCGCGAAACGCAGGGCAGCCGCCTGTCGGACAAGCAGTTCGTCCAGGGCTACATCGCCGACTCCTACGCCCAACTGCTGCAATTCCGGCTGATGGTCCTCTACGCGGCATGGGAGATCGACAAGTACAACGACTACAAGAAAGTCCGCAAGGACATCGCGGCGGTCAAGGTGGTGATGCCGACGGTGCTGCACGACATCGCCTGGCGCGCCATGCAAGTGCACGGCGCGCTCGGGGTCAGCAACGAGATGCCGTTCTTGGGGATGGTCACCGGCGCGGCCGTCATGGGGCTGGCCGACGGGCCGACCGAGGTGCACAAGGCCACCGTCGCCAAACAGGTGCTGCGCGACCACCAGCCGAACACCGACACCTGGCCCACGGAGTGGTTACCCGGCAAGCGGGAGAAGGCGCGCGCCAAGTTCGCCGAGTACCTCGAAAGTGAGGTGGGCAACCTGTGA
- a CDS encoding NADPH:quinone oxidoreductase family protein, producing MRAAVCPDYGPPDVIRIEEQPVPTVGAGQARVRVGAAAVNFPDVLLIANAYQISVPAPFVPGSEFAGEVTEIGAGVEGLAVGDRVTGTGLYGAFAEEVTVAVAGLAPIPDGLDDRTAAAFGVAYRTAYHALRSMAHIRQGDDLVVLGAGGGVGLAAVQLGALLGASVTAVASSDDKLDAAASYGARHLVNHRQGALREGLREALPGGAHAVLDPVGGELSEPALRSLRRGGRFVTLGFASGVIPRIALNLVLVKGIQVLGFQFQDVPPNEFARNESELHEHLVAGRVRPHIGAVYPFEQTAQALRHLADGRAIGKVVIEMA from the coding sequence ATGCGCGCCGCCGTCTGCCCCGATTACGGTCCGCCGGACGTCATCCGCATCGAGGAACAGCCGGTGCCCACGGTCGGTGCAGGCCAGGCGCGGGTGCGGGTGGGTGCCGCCGCGGTGAACTTCCCCGACGTGTTGCTGATCGCGAACGCCTACCAGATCAGTGTGCCCGCCCCGTTCGTACCCGGCAGCGAGTTCGCCGGGGAGGTCACCGAAATCGGCGCTGGCGTCGAGGGGTTGGCGGTGGGCGACCGGGTCACCGGGACCGGGCTCTACGGCGCGTTCGCCGAAGAGGTGACCGTTGCGGTGGCCGGCCTGGCGCCGATTCCGGACGGCCTCGACGACCGTACCGCGGCGGCGTTCGGCGTGGCCTACCGCACGGCGTACCACGCGCTGCGCTCGATGGCCCACATCCGGCAGGGCGACGACCTCGTGGTGCTCGGCGCGGGCGGCGGCGTCGGACTCGCCGCGGTACAACTCGGTGCGCTGCTGGGCGCTTCGGTCACCGCTGTCGCCTCATCGGACGACAAGCTCGACGCCGCCGCATCCTACGGCGCGCGGCATCTGGTCAACCACCGCCAGGGCGCGCTGCGCGAGGGCCTCCGAGAAGCGCTACCCGGTGGGGCGCATGCGGTTCTCGACCCCGTCGGCGGGGAGTTGTCCGAGCCCGCGCTGCGATCGCTGCGCCGCGGCGGGCGCTTCGTCACCTTGGGCTTCGCGTCCGGCGTGATCCCGCGGATTGCGTTGAACCTGGTGCTCGTCAAGGGCATACAGGTGCTGGGTTTCCAGTTTCAGGACGTTCCGCCGAACGAGTTCGCGCGCAACGAGTCCGAGCTACACGAGCACCTCGTCGCCGGGCGGGTCCGTCCCCACATCGGCGCGGTGTACCCGTTCGAGCAGACGGCGCAGGCGTTGCGCCACCTCGCCGACGGCCGCGCCATCGGCAAGGTGGTCATCGAGATGGCTTAG
- a CDS encoding TetR/AcrR family transcriptional regulator, translated as MEPARPYATLLAKGEDRRQRILFVAERLLARNGWRNTSLAQIAKEAGVTPAGLLHHFESKEQLLNAVLDARDADDEIHADYLAGDLITELSRVPERFDRAPELIGTFVVLLVENIAPDAPLHDRLHKRYRDAVDIITAIIKRGQAGGKYRADLDAAGKAVEILAFISGMETLWLLDRSIPLAAVFKGYAESLAQDLAPRSRT; from the coding sequence ATGGAGCCTGCGCGGCCCTATGCCACGCTCCTCGCCAAGGGTGAGGACCGCAGGCAGCGCATCCTCTTCGTGGCCGAGCGCCTGCTCGCGCGCAACGGCTGGCGCAACACCTCACTGGCGCAGATCGCCAAGGAGGCCGGTGTCACGCCGGCCGGGCTGCTGCACCACTTCGAGTCGAAGGAACAGCTGCTCAACGCGGTGCTCGACGCCCGCGACGCCGACGACGAGATCCACGCCGACTACCTTGCCGGTGACCTCATCACCGAGTTGAGTCGCGTGCCCGAGCGTTTCGACCGCGCTCCCGAACTGATCGGCACCTTCGTCGTGCTGCTGGTGGAGAACATCGCTCCGGACGCGCCGCTGCACGACCGGTTGCACAAGCGTTATCGCGACGCGGTGGACATCATCACCGCGATCATCAAACGGGGTCAGGCCGGCGGGAAGTATCGCGCCGACCTGGATGCGGCCGGCAAGGCCGTGGAGATACTCGCCTTTATTTCCGGAATGGAGACCCTATGGCTGCTCGATCGTTCAATTCCGCTGGCCGCGGTGTTCAAGGGGTACGCGGAGTCGCTGGCGCAGGACTTGGCGCCGCGGAGCAGGACATGA
- a CDS encoding phosphotransferase family protein — MDEAALPGKGEPLQTRFLSGGTQNVIYELRRGGHSCALRMPPPDAPPDRDKGILREWRIIEALDGTDVPHTTAVGVCADASVLGRPFYLMGFVDGWSPMDTHGRWPEPFDSDLTARAGLSYQLAEGIALLSKVDWKAKGLQDLGRPDGFHERQVDRWTRFFERIKARDIEGMDVATDWLRGHRPLDFVPGLMHGDYQFANVMYRHGAPARMAAIVDWEMGTVGDPKLDLGWMVQSWPDDTSAPADSEMSYVDMRGMPSRADVVEHYATVSGRQVDDLDYYLVLAKWKLAIVLEQGYQRAGDNEKLLAYGPIIVALMRSAADLAESSDYR; from the coding sequence ATGGATGAGGCAGCCCTGCCCGGCAAGGGTGAACCACTTCAGACCCGCTTCCTGTCCGGCGGTACGCAGAACGTCATCTATGAGTTGCGCCGCGGCGGGCACAGCTGTGCGCTGCGGATGCCGCCACCCGATGCGCCGCCGGACCGCGACAAGGGCATTCTGCGCGAGTGGCGCATCATCGAGGCGCTCGACGGCACCGACGTCCCCCATACCACGGCCGTCGGCGTATGCGCCGACGCCTCGGTGCTCGGCCGGCCGTTCTACCTGATGGGCTTCGTCGACGGCTGGTCGCCGATGGACACCCACGGACGCTGGCCCGAGCCCTTCGACAGCGACCTCACCGCCCGCGCCGGGCTGTCCTATCAACTCGCCGAAGGCATCGCGCTGCTGTCGAAGGTCGACTGGAAAGCCAAGGGACTGCAGGATCTGGGCCGTCCGGACGGATTCCACGAACGTCAGGTGGACCGGTGGACCAGGTTCTTCGAGCGCATCAAGGCCCGCGACATCGAGGGCATGGACGTCGCCACCGATTGGCTGCGCGGCCACCGGCCGCTCGACTTCGTCCCCGGGCTAATGCACGGCGATTACCAGTTCGCCAACGTGATGTACCGGCACGGCGCCCCTGCACGGATGGCGGCGATCGTCGACTGGGAGATGGGCACCGTCGGTGATCCGAAGCTCGACCTCGGCTGGATGGTGCAGAGCTGGCCGGACGACACCAGCGCACCTGCCGACAGCGAGATGAGCTACGTCGACATGCGCGGAATGCCTTCGCGCGCCGACGTCGTCGAGCACTACGCCACCGTGTCAGGTCGGCAGGTCGACGACCTCGACTACTACCTGGTGTTAGCCAAGTGGAAACTCGCCATCGTCTTGGAGCAGGGTTACCAGCGCGCCGGCGACAACGAGAAGCTGCTCGCCTACGGGCCGATCATTGTCGCACTCATGCGCTCGGCCGCCGACCTCGCCGAGTCCAGCGACTATCGGTGA
- a CDS encoding enoyl-CoA hydratase/isomerase family protein, whose protein sequence is MLLTSDCDGVRTLMLNRPQRKNAINAQLWEELADALRTAARDTALRALVVTGAGGAFCSGADIGTGEDIHPRHKLRRLTDVALALHELSVPTIAKVTGVAVGAGWNLALGCDFVVATPGSRFCQIFSKRGLSVDLGGSWLLPRLVGLQQAKRLVLLADMVDAEEARALGLVTWVKAADEIDAFVTELAARLAAGPPVALAQSKALLNDGATVTLREALANEARAQPGNFATADSTEAYAAFAEKREAAFTGRWAAHMWGCLPLEGQGESEHQMSRSEEDNA, encoded by the coding sequence GTGCTGTTGACGTCCGATTGCGACGGGGTCCGGACGCTCATGCTGAACCGCCCGCAGCGCAAGAACGCGATCAACGCCCAGTTGTGGGAAGAACTGGCCGACGCGCTCCGCACCGCCGCCCGCGACACCGCACTGCGCGCGCTCGTCGTCACCGGAGCCGGCGGCGCGTTCTGCTCGGGCGCCGACATCGGCACCGGCGAGGACATCCACCCACGCCACAAACTGCGCAGGCTCACCGACGTAGCGTTGGCCCTCCACGAGCTCTCGGTGCCGACCATCGCCAAGGTGACCGGCGTCGCCGTCGGGGCCGGCTGGAATCTGGCGCTCGGCTGTGACTTCGTGGTGGCGACCCCGGGATCGCGCTTCTGTCAGATCTTCTCCAAGCGCGGCCTGTCGGTCGACCTGGGCGGCTCCTGGCTGCTGCCCAGGCTGGTCGGTCTGCAGCAGGCCAAGCGCCTGGTGTTGCTCGCCGACATGGTCGACGCCGAGGAGGCCCGGGCACTGGGCCTGGTCACCTGGGTGAAGGCCGCCGACGAGATCGACGCGTTCGTCACCGAACTGGCGGCCCGGCTGGCGGCCGGTCCGCCCGTCGCGCTCGCGCAGAGCAAGGCGCTGCTCAACGACGGCGCCACCGTCACACTGCGCGAGGCCCTCGCCAACGAGGCCCGGGCGCAGCCGGGCAACTTCGCCACCGCAGACTCGACGGAGGCCTACGCGGCGTTCGCCGAGAAACGCGAAGCCGCGTTCACTGGTCGTTGGGCCGCTCACATGTGGGGGTGCCTCCCACTCGAAGGGCAGGGGGAGAGCGAACACCAGATGTCCAGATCGGAGGAAGACAATGCGTGA
- a CDS encoding TetR/AcrR family transcriptional regulator, translated as MPRSAPVSVADGGQRRASFQRARSHETKRALVQAAMALWRTNGYARTTVADICRAAGVSRALFYFYFPAKEDILFEVGLLSTRAAQNKVRSLLATDYDVEAVIGQALRSLERSMARNPRELIIQTILEGYRHEHRILAGAGADDADADMFGELFATAQRDGKIAADIDVQHLSRLAGMHVSEGVRHWAAGRFGDKSFTAVVSDDIAALITGFNARAAR; from the coding sequence ATGCCCAGGTCCGCGCCGGTCAGCGTCGCTGACGGTGGTCAACGACGTGCATCATTTCAGCGGGCCCGCTCACATGAGACCAAGCGCGCACTGGTGCAGGCCGCGATGGCGTTGTGGCGCACCAACGGCTACGCGAGGACGACCGTCGCCGACATCTGCCGGGCCGCCGGCGTATCCCGTGCGCTGTTCTACTTCTACTTCCCGGCCAAGGAGGACATCCTCTTCGAGGTCGGTCTGCTGTCGACGCGGGCGGCGCAGAACAAGGTCCGTTCGCTGTTGGCCACGGATTACGACGTGGAGGCTGTCATCGGGCAGGCGCTGCGCAGCCTGGAGCGGTCGATGGCCCGCAACCCGCGCGAGCTGATCATCCAGACGATCCTCGAAGGTTACCGGCACGAACACCGGATCCTGGCCGGCGCCGGGGCTGACGACGCCGATGCCGACATGTTCGGCGAGTTGTTCGCCACGGCGCAGCGCGACGGCAAGATCGCCGCCGACATCGATGTGCAGCACCTGTCGCGGCTGGCCGGTATGCACGTCAGCGAGGGTGTGCGCCATTGGGCGGCGGGTCGTTTCGGCGACAAATCGTTCACCGCGGTGGTCAGCGACGACATCGCAGCCCTTATCACCGGCTTCAACGCACGGGCCGCACGTTGA